From Triticum aestivum cultivar Chinese Spring chromosome 4A, IWGSC CS RefSeq v2.1, whole genome shotgun sequence, a single genomic window includes:
- the LOC123087591 gene encoding phenylacetaldehyde reductase: MSSGMGKVVCVTGASGYIASWLVKLLLHRGYTVRATVRDTADPKKTLHLQALDGAKDRLHLFKASLLEEGSFDAAVAGCDCVFHTASPFYHNVKDPKAELLDPAVNGTLNVLRSCKKASIKRVIITSSMAAVAYNGKPRTPDVVVDETWFSSAEVCEKNEQWYVLSKTLAEEAAWKFANDNGFEIVTINPAMVIGPLLQPTLNTSAEAILKFINGSSSTYPNFSFGWVNVKDVALSHILAYEVPSANGRYCMVERVAHHSEIVKIIHEMYPNFPVPDKCADDAPFVPIYQVSKDKIRSLGMELIPLETSLKETIESLREKGFVTSESSHL; the protein is encoded by the exons ATGAGCTCCGGGATGGGGAAGGTGGTGTGCGTCACCGGCGCCTCGGGCTACATCGCCTCCTGGCTCGTCAAGCTCCTCCTTCACCGCGGCTACACCGTCCGCGCCACCGTCAGGGACACCG CCGACCCCAAGAAAACATTGCACCTGCAGGCCCTGGATGGAGCCAAGGACAGGCTCCACTTGTTCAAAGCAAGCTTGTTGGAAGAAGGCTCTTTCGATGCTGCCGTTGCCGGCTGCGATTGTGTCTTCCACACGGCCTCTCCCTTTTATCACAATGTCAAGGATCCCAAG GCTGAGTTACTTGACCCAGCTGTCAATGGAACACTCAATGTTCTCCGTTCCTGCAAGAAAGCCTCTATCAAGAGAGTGATCATAACGTCGTCCATGGCTGCTGTTGCCTACAATGGGAAGCCAAGAACTCCTGATGTAGTGGTTGATGAGACATGGTTTTCAAGTGCAGAGGTCTGTGAAAAGAATGAG CAATGGTATGTGCTATCCAAGACCCTTGCTGAGGAAGCTGCATGGAAGTTCGCAAATGATAATGGATTTGAAATAGTTACAATAAACCCAGCAATGGTCATCGGTCCCCTGTTGCAGCCTACACTGAATACTAGCGCAGAAGCAATATTGAAGTTTATAAATG GATCATCTTCTACATACCCCAATTTCAGCTTTGGCTGGGTAAATGTTAAAGATGTTGCCCTGTCACATATCCTTGCATATGAAGTTCCTTCGGCAAACGGAAGATACTGTATGGTTGAAAGAGTTGCTCACCACTCGGAGATTGTCAAGATCATACACGAAATGTACCCCAATTTTCCAGTGCCAGACAA GTGTGCAGATGACGCACCATTTGTCCCTATCTACCAGGTATCGAAGGACAAGATAAGAAGTTTGGGTATGGAGCTGATTCCCCTGGAGACGAGCCTCAAGGAGACTATCGAGAGCTTGAGAGAGAAAGGATTTGTTACTTCTGAGTCAAGCCATCTATGA